In Hirundo rustica isolate bHirRus1 chromosome 2, bHirRus1.pri.v3, whole genome shotgun sequence, one genomic interval encodes:
- the SLITRK6 gene encoding SLIT and NTRK-like protein 6, with protein MKLWIFVLWSAVVASDPFQPQPSFSSVGGSCQSLCSCEEKDDAMIINCDKRDIKMISEINVPPSRPFHLNLLNNGLSMLHVNDFAGLVNAISLHLGFNNIADIEPGAFNGLIFLKQLHINHNSLETLKEDTFNGLENLEFLQADNNFITVIEASAFSKLNRLKVLILNDNAIEYLPPNIFRFVPLTHLDLRGNQLQTLPYVGFLEHIGRILDLQLEDNKWACNCDLLQLKIWLENMPPQSIIGDVVCNSPSVIKGSILSRLKKESLCPTHPVNELEDPSGSLPLVVTTSISDNHLSTKVIPLLKAPTKEPSLVLHTSKPTIFPGISCPVPCHCTSHMLSGVLMHCQERNIESLSDLGPPPPNPKKLILAGNIIQTLLKSDLADYPSLEMLHLGNNRIEILEEGSFMNLTRLQKLYLNGNHLTKLSQNLFLGLQHLEYLYLEYNAIKEVLPGTFNVMPKLKVLYLNNNLLQALPPHIFSGVPLTRLNLKTNQFAHLPVSNVLDELDMLVQIELEDNPWDCTCDSVGLQKWIQKLSKNTMMGDIFCKSPGHLAKKELKSLNSEVLCPGLIKSPALPTHASFVVVTTSSPTANTADTILRSLTDAVPLSVLILGLLIVFITIVFCAAGIVVLVLHRRRRCKKKQVDEQVRDSSPVHLQYSMYGHKTTHHTMERPAATLYEQRIVTPMVQVYHSPSFSPKHTEQQQEEGSEKEANDSKYLRRSLLERENSSPLTGPNVKYKARDQSAEFLSFQDASCLYRNILEKERELQQLGITEYLRKNIVQLQPDMEVRYPGTHEELKLMETLMYSRPRKVFLEQTKNEYFELKANLHAEPDYLEVLEQQT; from the coding sequence ATGAAGCTTTGGATTTTTGTTCTATGGTCAGCTGTGGTTGCATCTGATCCTTTCCAGCCACagccttctttttcttcagtcgGTGGATCTTGTCAGAGTCTATGTTCCTGTGAAGAAAAGGATGATGCCATGATTATCAACTGTGACAAAAGAGACATCAAGATGATATCAGAAATAAATGTCCCACCATCACGGCCTTTCCATCTTAATCTGTTAAATAATGGTCTGAGTATGTTACACGTGAATGATTTTGCTGGCCTTGTTAATGCTATTTCTCTGCATCTTGGTTTTAACAATATAGCAGATATTGAACCTGGGGCTTTCAATGGTCTGATCTTTCTTAAGCAACTTCATATCAATCACAATTCTTTGGAAACACTTAAAGAAGATACGTTTAATGGATTGGAAAATTTGGAGTTTCTTCAAGCAGACAACAATTTCATCACAGTGATTGAAGCAAGTGCCTTTAGCAAGCTCAACAGGCTTAAAGTGCTTATTTTGAATGATAATGCCATTGAGTATCTTCCTCCAAACATATTTCGGTTTGTGCCATTGACCCATTTAGATCTGCGTGGAAACCAGTTACAAACATTGCCCTATGTTGGCTTTTTGGAACACATTGGAAGAATACTAGACCTTCAGTTGGAAGACAATAAATGGGCCTGTAACTGTGATTTGTTGCAGCTGAAGATATGGCTAGAAAACATGCCTCCTCAGTCCATAATAGGTGATGTTGTATGCAACAGTCCTTCCGTTATCAAAGGCAGCATATTAAGTCGGCTGAAAAAAGAATCACTTTGTCCCACCCATCCTGTTAACGAACTTGAAGATCCTTCTGGGTCACTGCCCTTGGTTGTAACCACCTCTATCAGTGATAATCATCTATCAACTAAGGTGATTCCTCTCCTGAAAGCTCCTACTAAAGAACCAAGTTTAGTGCTTCATACTTCCAAGCCTACTATATTTCCAGGaatctcttgtcctgtcccttgtcacTGCACCAGCCATATGCTCTCAGGAGTTCTTATGCACTGCCAGGAGCGAAATATAGAAAGCTTGTCTGATTTAGGACCCCCTCCTCCAAATCCTAAAAAGCTTATTCTAGCTGGAAACATTATTCAGACACTATTGAAATCAGATCTTGCGGACTATCCCAGCCTGGAAATGCTTCACCTTGGGAACAATCGCATTGAGATCCTTGAGGAAGGTTCCTTTATGAATCTGACTAGGCTACAGAAACTATATCTCAATGGCAATCATCTTACAAAGCTAAGTCAGAATCTCTTCCTTGGCCTTCAGCACCTTGAGTACTTGTACCTTGAATATAATGCCATCAAAGAAGTTTTGCCAGGGACATTTAATGTAATGCCAAAACTGAAAGTCCTCTACCTAAATAACAACCTGCTTCAGGCTTTGCCACCCCATATTTTTTCAGGTGTTCCTCTCACCAGATTaaatctgaaaacaaaccaaTTTGCTCATTTGCCTGTGAGCAATGTCTTGGATGAACTGGATATGCTGGTACAAATTGAGCTTGAAGACAACCCTTGGGACTGTACTTGTGATTCAGTTGGACTGCAAAAATGGATACAAAAATTGAGTAAGAATACCATGATGGGTGATATTTTTTGTAAATCTCCCGGGCACTTAgcaaaaaaagaattgaaatCCCTAAACAGTGAAGTCTTGTGTCCAGGTTTAATAAAAAGCCCTGCCCTACCAACTCATGCCAGTTTTGTAGTCGTGACGACTTCTTCTCCTACTGCCAACACTGCAGACACCATCCTGCGATCCCTTACAGATGCTGTCCCACTTTCTGTTCTAATATTAGGACTGCTCATTGTGTTTATAACTATTGTATTTTGTGCAGCAGGAATAGTTGTTCTTGTTCTGCACCGGCGTCGAAGATGCAAAAAGAAACAAGTGGATGAACAAGTGAGGGACAGCAGCCCTGTTCACCTTCAGTACAGCATGTACGGGCATAAGACAACACACCACACCATGGAGCGCCCAGCTGCGACTCTCTATGAGCAAAGAATAGTTACCCCTATGGTTCAGGTGTACCACAGCCCATCCTTCAGTCCCAAGCATACTGAGCAGCAACAGGAGGAGGGAAGTGAGAAGGAAGCAAATGATTCCAAATATCTTCGCCGAAGTCTCCTGGAAAGAGAGAACAGTTCACCACTTACAGGTCCAAATGTCAAATACAAGGCTAGAGATCAATCTGctgaatttctgtcttttcaggaTGCTAGCTGCTTGTATAGAAACATTcttgaaaaagagagagaactgCAGCAACTAGGGATCACAGAGTACCTAAGGAAAAATATtgtccagctccagcctgacaTGGAAGTTCGTTATCCTGGAACACATGAAGAGTTGAAGTTAATGGAGACACTCATGTACTCCAGGCCAAGAAAGGTTTTTCTAGAACAAACTAAAAATGAGTATTTTGAACTCAAGGCTAATTTACATGCTGAGCCTGACTATTTGGAAGTCCTGGAGCAGCAAACATGA